The Streptomyces sp. RKND-216 genomic sequence GCTGGTGATCGTGATCCGGATCGCGCTGATCCCGCTCTTCGTGAAGCAGATCAAGTCGACGCGGAACATGCAGGCGCTCCAGCCGAAGATGAAGGCGATCCAGGAGCGGTACAAGAGCGACCGGCAGCGTCAGTCCGAAGAGATGATGAAGCTGTACAAGGAGACGGGTACCAACCCGCTCTCCAGCTGCCTGCCGATCCTGGCGCAGTCACCGTTCTTCATCGCGCTCTACCAGGTGCTGAACAAGATCGCGAACGACCAGAACGTCGGCGTGATGAAGGGCGACCTGGTCGAGCAGGCGCGTACGGCGAAGATCTTCGGGGCACCAATCGCGGCGTCGTTCATGGACACGGCGGCCGAGGTGCGCGACCTGGCGGCCAACCTCACCGATGTGCGGGTCGTCACGGTCATCATGATCCTTCTGATGTCGGCGTCGCAGTTCTTCACGCAGCGCCAGCTGATGACCAAGAACGTCGACCTGACGGTCAAGACGCCGTTCATGCAGCAGCAGAAGATGCTGATGTACATCTTCCCGGTCATGTTCGCCGTCTTCGGCATCAACTTCCCCGTCGGTGTCCTGGTGTACTGGCTGACCACCAACGTGTGGACGCTGGGCCAGCAGATGTACGTGATCAAGCGCAACCCGACGCCGGGCAGCATCGCCTTCCAGCAGCGTCAGGACAAGCTGCGCGCCAAGGGCAAGATCAAGGAGGACCCGGCCGAGGTCGAGGCGAAGCGCGCCGTCGAGGAGGCCCGGGCCAACCGCACTCAGCCGAAGCGCCAGAGCAAGTCGCGGCGGTCCTCCGCCGGCGCTCAGCAGCAGCCCGCGGTGAAGAAGACCGCCGGTGCCACGAAGGCCGCGGGAGGCCAGGGCGGCGGTGGCCAGAAGTCCGCATCCGGTGGCCGCAAGCCCCAGCAGGCGCACGGCAAGAAGAAGCCCCAGTCCGCGAAGACCAAGAAGTAAGAACAGGAGTCCATCAGTGACGGACACGACCGCCGCAGAGGGCACCGACACCCTGTCCCGTCTGGAGCAGGAAGGCGAGATCGCAGCCGACTACCTCGAGGGGCTGCTCGACATCGCCGACCTGGACGGTGACATCGACATGGACGTGGAGGCCGACCGTGCCGCCGTCTCCATCATCGGTGACGGCCCCGTGCGCGACCTGCAGAAGCTGGTGGGCCGGGACGGCGAGGTGCTGGAGGCGCTTCAGGAGCTGACCCGGCTGGCCGTGCACCGGGAGACCGGTGACCGGAGCAGGCTGATGCTGGATGTCGCAGGCTTCAGGGCGCGGAAGCGTGAGGAGCTCACCGAGGTCGGTACCAAGGCCGCCGAGGACGCCAAGGGATCCGGCGAGCCGGTGAAGCTGCGCCCCATGTCGCCGTTCGAGCGCAAGGTCGTGCACGACGCGGTCGCCGCCGCCGGTCTGCGCAGCGAGTCCGAGGGCGAGGAGCCGCAGCGCTGCGTGGTCGTGCTGCCGTGAACGAGCAGCCCTCCGAGACGGAGGAACTCGGCGAGGCACCGGAGGCGGCGCGGAAGTACTTCGGTGACCGTTTCGGGGACGCTGTGCGCTACGGCGAGCTGCTGGCCGACGTCGGTGTGCGGCGCGGACTGATCGGCCCGCGGGAGGTGCCGCGGCTCTGGGAGCGGCACCTGCTCAACTGCGCGGTGCTCTCCGAGGTCGTTCCGGGCGGCGTGACCGTATGCGATGTGGGCTCCGGTGCGGGGCTTCCGGGCATTCCGCTGGCGCTGGTACGCCCGGATCTGCGGATCACCCTGCTCGAACCACTGCTGCGGCGGACCACGTTCCTCCAGGAAGCAGTGGAACTGCTGGGCCTCGACCACGTCACGGTCGTGCGCGGTCGGGCCGAGGAGGTCCTCGGCACGCTGAAGCCCGTCCACGTGGTGACCGCGCGTGCGGTCGCACCCCTCGACCGGCTCGCCGGCTGGGGGGTGCCGCTGCTGCGGCCGTACGGGGAAATGCTGGCGCTCAAGGGGGACACGGCTGCGGAGGAGCTGAAAGGAGCGCGTGCCGCCTTGCAGAAGCTCGGTGTCGTGGAGACCTCGGTGGTCCAGGTGGGCGAGGGTGTGGTCGATCCACTCTCCACCGTGGTGCGCGCCGAGGTCGGGGAGAGCCCTGGCGGGATCCGGTTCGCGGCCAAG encodes the following:
- the yidC gene encoding membrane protein insertase YidC, translating into MDSILGPLYTAVSWIIVQFHKLYSIPFGEASGWSWGLSIMSLVIVIRIALIPLFVKQIKSTRNMQALQPKMKAIQERYKSDRQRQSEEMMKLYKETGTNPLSSCLPILAQSPFFIALYQVLNKIANDQNVGVMKGDLVEQARTAKIFGAPIAASFMDTAAEVRDLAANLTDVRVVTVIMILLMSASQFFTQRQLMTKNVDLTVKTPFMQQQKMLMYIFPVMFAVFGINFPVGVLVYWLTTNVWTLGQQMYVIKRNPTPGSIAFQQRQDKLRAKGKIKEDPAEVEAKRAVEEARANRTQPKRQSKSRRSSAGAQQQPAVKKTAGATKAAGGQGGGGQKSASGGRKPQQAHGKKKPQSAKTKK
- a CDS encoding R3H domain-containing nucleic acid-binding protein, with product MTDTTAAEGTDTLSRLEQEGEIAADYLEGLLDIADLDGDIDMDVEADRAAVSIIGDGPVRDLQKLVGRDGEVLEALQELTRLAVHRETGDRSRLMLDVAGFRARKREELTEVGTKAAEDAKGSGEPVKLRPMSPFERKVVHDAVAAAGLRSESEGEEPQRCVVVLP
- the rsmG gene encoding 16S rRNA (guanine(527)-N(7))-methyltransferase RsmG — its product is MNEQPSETEELGEAPEAARKYFGDRFGDAVRYGELLADVGVRRGLIGPREVPRLWERHLLNCAVLSEVVPGGVTVCDVGSGAGLPGIPLALVRPDLRITLLEPLLRRTTFLQEAVELLGLDHVTVVRGRAEEVLGTLKPVHVVTARAVAPLDRLAGWGVPLLRPYGEMLALKGDTAAEELKGARAALQKLGVVETSVVQVGEGVVDPLSTVVRAEVGESPGGIRFAAKRAKAARGKRRR